One Owenweeksia hongkongensis DSM 17368 genomic region harbors:
- a CDS encoding M12 family metallopeptidase: protein MPDQELINVEIDSNQCPCQLPKQPRKPLPEGVSPDRATIIRRFGQIWVNGTELHYCFWDHTKHNCPKEWTAKNTESLKIVERAFREWKELGIGLEFIKVDDPYDAEIRIGFMEGDGNWSGVGTNILKARSNERTMNFAIDFTQLNWLPFDTALHEIGHTLGFYHGHQIPKSKIIWNDEEVYRYYSAKGWSDSDIKTNILDKESENVLDLFPWDTNSVMHYRFKSTLISGPEPYNSTGISHTPYLSPLDKEIVRKLYPPLSSQNYIPLKAYRSYSAILQSGEQLAFTIKPDHSREFTFQTFGKVDTVLVLFEKDGDSHRYLSGDDDAGYNRNAMITHKLFKDREYVLRLKMYYAMDRGETAVMMF from the coding sequence ATGCCCGATCAAGAATTAATCAACGTTGAAATAGATAGCAATCAATGCCCTTGTCAATTACCAAAGCAACCTAGAAAACCACTACCAGAAGGTGTGTCTCCAGACCGAGCAACTATAATTCGGAGGTTTGGGCAAATATGGGTGAATGGAACGGAATTACATTATTGCTTTTGGGATCATACCAAGCATAATTGTCCCAAAGAATGGACAGCTAAAAATACAGAGAGTCTAAAAATTGTGGAAAGAGCCTTTAGGGAGTGGAAGGAGCTAGGCATTGGACTTGAATTTATAAAAGTGGACGATCCTTACGATGCAGAAATAAGGATTGGCTTTATGGAGGGTGATGGAAATTGGTCTGGAGTTGGAACAAACATTTTAAAGGCTCGATCAAATGAAAGAACCATGAATTTTGCTATTGATTTTACCCAGCTAAATTGGTTGCCATTTGATACAGCCTTACATGAAATAGGTCATACCCTGGGTTTTTATCATGGTCATCAAATTCCAAAATCGAAAATAATTTGGAATGACGAAGAGGTGTACAGGTATTACAGTGCAAAGGGTTGGTCCGATTCAGACATTAAAACAAATATCCTGGATAAAGAATCGGAGAATGTTCTCGATTTATTCCCATGGGATACAAATTCTGTAATGCACTATCGTTTTAAGTCGACACTCATCTCGGGTCCAGAACCATATAATAGTACGGGTATTTCCCACACTCCATATCTGTCGCCATTGGATAAAGAGATTGTAAGGAAGCTTTACCCGCCTTTATCGAGCCAAAACTACATTCCCCTTAAGGCCTATCGTTCATACTCTGCAATACTGCAATCTGGAGAACAACTTGCTTTCACCATTAAACCCGATCATTCACGAGAGTTCACTTTTCAAACCTTTGGAAAAGTAGACACTGTGCTTGTTTTGTTCGAGAAAGACGGTGACTCACATCGCTACCTATCCGGTGATGATGATGCCGGATATAATCGTAATGCAATGATTACGCACAAATTGTTTAAGGATAGGGAATATGTTTTGAGATTAAAAATGTACTACGCCATGGACAGGGGGGAAACAGCGGTTATGATGTTTTAA
- a CDS encoding T9SS type A sorting domain-containing protein, whose translation MTYKNPQEMRLSVRQWKKAYEFVLLMFLLLCLASLSSANAQVITHQTINSMGTAPATVGISTSVGEGVVATAQSATTVLTQGFQQTFGKKKIGIVEWDCSNSELQLYPNPTATILNIGFGQSYASAGPLKLALYNSSGQPVLFREDIYPRGGKSLQLDISTISQGMCSLVLSGNNFQSIHKIIKTK comes from the coding sequence ATGACTTATAAAAATCCCCAAGAAATGCGGCTCTCTGTACGCCAATGGAAAAAGGCTTATGAGTTTGTACTCCTTATGTTTCTTTTATTGTGTCTGGCATCATTGTCCAGTGCTAATGCACAAGTAATTACCCATCAAACTATAAACAGTATGGGCACAGCACCAGCCACTGTAGGCATTTCTACCTCAGTGGGTGAAGGTGTAGTGGCTACTGCCCAATCAGCCACTACAGTGCTTACTCAAGGGTTTCAACAAACTTTTGGCAAAAAAAAGATTGGCATCGTTGAGTGGGACTGCTCTAATTCCGAACTGCAACTTTATCCAAATCCCACTGCCACAATACTCAATATTGGCTTTGGGCAAAGCTATGCCAGCGCAGGTCCTCTTAAGTTAGCTCTTTATAATAGTAGTGGGCAGCCTGTCCTTTTCAGGGAAGATATTTATCCCCGAGGTGGTAAATCACTTCAGCTCGATATTTCCACTATTAGTCAAGGCATGTGTAGCCTGGTACTGAGTGGTAATAATTTTCAATCCATCCATAAAATCATAAAAACCAAATAA
- a CDS encoding M48 family metallopeptidase — protein sequence MKPLISLCIALMPCLAFSQASVYANVDVLRTHIYNGIDDDLKQGKWERRTYRFADLSAKEISKLMHSGRVYTDWAQWELYLNAIFQRIVPPQLANDSLLHAYILADGSFNAFMTPSGSMFINVGVLAQIDDEATLASIMAHELAHYYLKHSLERFIKSESGDFRTLFYDFGANERFSIQNENEADSLATIWLEQSGYALDGMRKSQEISLQLENQLISRLKDKWELKETSHPGASKRLERFNTYAQKTQVDSIGKPFLVSKMLFGRLKKQCKGEVLKNLLATYKYDDCIEKAFKYHLYDPNNPEYVYYIVEAIRKMCYLDPTKWKENFITYRYYNSSEVGNFKVKKLMEENIFTEFRPDLLLITEDEENTIPTMFYWEDSPKFITNEQAFLFYYQVGLALGNNEVILSNALSVTHDKDARNELLRNYLSKSPIDYPEYADALLNGYIWNDLRSRTLTVMNDFDVVIKQGDEKISIPATLEDSLFIRSKVRNILGPFEDKKLLFMQDIRAKSIDEYRFLSEMEIFSLIRLISNSNKTELHILEPGYWSIFMKYGVNEIEFLNVGYFESRSSEKTKEAYEEVLKMSFEEVFDQEKRVRDLQVLVGSVREKEGCLMKFPYVRSYSLPSKNDVHKDFIEYLQAHFYNKEKMEKKADGIYKSYYN from the coding sequence ATGAAACCTCTTATTTCCCTCTGCATCGCCCTGATGCCTTGCCTGGCTTTTTCTCAAGCTAGTGTTTATGCCAATGTGGATGTACTTAGAACCCATATTTACAATGGAATAGATGATGACTTAAAACAAGGTAAATGGGAAAGGCGGACTTACAGGTTTGCCGATCTCTCCGCTAAGGAAATTTCTAAACTCATGCATAGTGGCCGTGTATACACAGATTGGGCGCAATGGGAACTCTATCTAAATGCCATATTTCAAAGAATAGTTCCACCCCAGCTGGCTAATGATTCTCTACTTCATGCCTATATATTAGCTGATGGATCCTTTAATGCCTTCATGACACCTTCAGGAAGCATGTTTATCAACGTAGGAGTTTTGGCTCAAATAGATGATGAAGCCACCCTTGCATCAATAATGGCCCACGAGCTTGCACATTATTATTTAAAGCATTCTTTAGAAAGGTTTATAAAGTCAGAAAGTGGGGACTTTAGAACTTTATTCTATGATTTTGGTGCTAATGAAAGATTCTCAATTCAAAATGAAAATGAAGCAGACTCACTTGCTACTATTTGGCTTGAGCAATCCGGGTATGCTCTTGATGGAATGAGGAAATCTCAGGAGATTTCACTTCAACTTGAAAATCAGCTAATAAGTAGACTCAAAGATAAATGGGAGCTTAAAGAAACGAGTCATCCCGGAGCATCAAAGAGACTGGAAAGATTTAATACCTATGCGCAGAAAACCCAAGTAGACTCAATAGGAAAACCTTTTTTGGTGAGTAAAATGTTATTTGGAAGATTGAAAAAACAATGCAAAGGTGAAGTATTGAAAAACCTTCTTGCAACTTACAAGTATGATGATTGTATTGAGAAGGCATTTAAATATCACTTGTATGACCCCAACAACCCGGAATACGTGTATTATATTGTAGAGGCTATTCGTAAGATGTGCTATTTAGATCCCACCAAATGGAAAGAAAACTTTATTACCTACCGCTACTATAACTCCTCTGAGGTTGGTAATTTTAAAGTGAAAAAATTGATGGAGGAAAACATATTTACCGAGTTTCGCCCAGATTTATTGCTAATAACGGAGGATGAAGAAAATACAATACCCACTATGTTTTATTGGGAAGATTCCCCAAAATTTATAACCAATGAACAAGCATTTCTATTCTATTATCAGGTAGGTCTGGCTTTGGGAAATAATGAAGTTATTTTATCGAATGCCCTAAGCGTAACTCATGACAAAGACGCCAGAAATGAGCTCTTGCGCAACTATCTTTCCAAAAGCCCAATTGATTATCCTGAATATGCTGATGCGCTTCTAAACGGGTATATATGGAATGATTTGAGGAGCAGAACCCTTACCGTAATGAATGATTTTGACGTAGTTATAAAGCAAGGGGATGAAAAAATTTCAATACCTGCCACTCTAGAGGATAGTCTTTTTATAAGATCCAAAGTGAGAAATATTCTTGGTCCTTTTGAAGATAAAAAGCTCTTGTTTATGCAAGATATCCGTGCCAAATCCATTGACGAGTATCGTTTCCTAAGTGAAATGGAAATATTCTCTCTGATCAGGCTTATTTCAAACTCTAACAAAACTGAGCTACATATACTTGAGCCGGGATATTGGAGCATCTTTATGAAATATGGTGTAAATGAAATTGAGTTTCTAAATGTTGGATATTTTGAATCGAGGAGCTCAGAAAAGACTAAAGAAGCTTATGAAGAAGTTTTAAAAATGAGTTTTGAGGAAGTTTTTGATCAAGAAAAACGGGTTAGAGATCTTCAGGTTCTGGTTGGTTCGGTAAGGGAGAAGGAAGGCTGTTTGATGAAGTTCCCCTATGTGCGATCTTATAGTCTACCCTCAAAAAATGATGTACACAAAGACTTTATTGAATATCTACAAGCTCACTTTTATAACAAGGAAAAAATGGAAAAAAAGGCAGATGGTATTTATAAATCATATTATAATTAA
- a CDS encoding sensor histidine kinase, which produces MNPDSTIPLIAGTALVSVLTVFIILFVILYKKAQLRFELERQQFEQALLESEVEIREQTLADIARELHDNIGQIASLAKIQLNMLPPPTSEEEGEKIAESKQLLQHLISEIRGLSNSLNYENVQSMGLIGMMEKDINRINKSGFVKVMFHPKPTEISLDSKISIFLYRMFQEGINNILKHSGANQVLVGIEEKANQIVFHLEDNGVGIPKEKLDELLHNSTGNGLKNIKHRCKLIGATFNMESPPNMGTFIRINLPT; this is translated from the coding sequence ATGAACCCCGATAGCACCATACCTCTTATAGCAGGCACAGCCTTGGTTTCGGTGCTTACTGTTTTTATTATTCTTTTCGTTATTCTTTACAAAAAAGCACAACTCAGGTTTGAGTTAGAACGCCAACAGTTTGAACAAGCGCTGCTGGAAAGTGAAGTTGAAATACGTGAACAAACACTAGCCGACATAGCCCGCGAACTACACGACAATATTGGGCAGATAGCTTCTTTAGCCAAAATTCAACTTAACATGCTGCCGCCTCCAACAAGTGAAGAAGAGGGCGAAAAAATCGCAGAGTCCAAACAGCTACTACAACATCTTATCTCCGAAATACGTGGGCTATCCAACTCCCTTAATTATGAAAATGTGCAAAGTATGGGGTTGATTGGCATGATGGAAAAGGACATAAATCGTATTAATAAAAGTGGTTTCGTGAAAGTTATGTTTCATCCGAAACCCACAGAGATTTCACTTGATTCTAAAATATCAATTTTCCTGTACCGTATGTTTCAGGAGGGTATTAATAATATCCTCAAGCACTCAGGAGCCAATCAGGTATTGGTGGGTATTGAAGAAAAAGCCAATCAAATAGTCTTTCACCTAGAAGACAATGGGGTAGGCATACCCAAAGAAAAGCTAGACGAGCTTCTGCACAACAGTACAGGCAATGGTCTAAAAAACATAAAACACCGCTGTAAGCTTATTGGCGCCACATTTAATATGGAAAGCCCACCAAATATGGGTACATTTATACGTATCAACCTACCAACCTAA
- a CDS encoding response regulator, giving the protein MQTLTNPLSITVVDDHSLFRKGLINLIHQIDDRFKVVQEASHGKEFLAQIDDGQVPDVVIMDVSMPIMDGFQTTKALRDINKDIGILALTMKDDETSLIRLLRAGVNGYLNKDVNPDELKEALHSIADTGYYYTEDVAGKLVHVITHPELSTNEGVALTDQEMRFIELACSEHTYKMIADIMCLSVKTVDGYRAKLFDKLDVKSRVGLVMYALKHNLVALE; this is encoded by the coding sequence ATGCAAACCTTAACCAACCCACTAAGCATTACAGTAGTAGATGATCATAGCCTTTTTAGAAAAGGATTGATTAATCTCATCCACCAAATTGATGACCGCTTTAAGGTGGTGCAGGAAGCTAGTCACGGCAAAGAATTTTTGGCCCAAATAGATGATGGACAAGTGCCCGATGTAGTTATAATGGATGTAAGCATGCCAATTATGGACGGGTTTCAGACCACCAAAGCATTGCGTGATATAAATAAGGATATTGGTATCCTAGCGCTCACCATGAAAGATGATGAAACTTCATTAATAAGGCTTTTAAGGGCGGGTGTAAACGGTTATCTTAACAAAGATGTAAACCCTGATGAACTAAAAGAAGCTTTGCATTCTATTGCCGATACAGGGTATTATTACACTGAAGATGTGGCAGGTAAGCTTGTTCATGTAATTACCCACCCAGAATTAAGCACTAATGAAGGTGTGGCGCTTACCGATCAAGAAATGCGCTTTATTGAACTAGCTTGCTCAGAGCATACGTATAAAATGATTGCTGACATTATGTGTCTTAGTGTAAAAACTGTGGACGGATATCGTGCTAAGCTGTTTGATAAATTGGATGTAAAGTCTCGTGTAGGCCTTGTGATGTATGCATTGAAGCACAACCTTGTGGCCCTTGAGTAA
- a CDS encoding 2'-5' RNA ligase family protein yields the protein MGYGGKLNSPPHISLVQFKLDIQREGILLTELNRIVSSQPKFITKTLGIDGFENNRLISISIAPEPLVMLHALLTSTLCKVVRVAHLKVKKLSYPHITIGHVPVEEDFISSYAKFQNMEFAKGFEVDRITLLVESESSKRKWDKLKCFYLRDKS from the coding sequence ATCGGCTATGGAGGTAAACTTAACTCACCGCCTCATATAAGTTTAGTTCAATTCAAACTTGATATACAAAGGGAAGGGATACTTTTAACCGAGCTTAATAGGATAGTTTCAAGTCAACCAAAATTTATTACCAAAACTCTCGGAATAGATGGCTTTGAGAATAATCGCTTAATATCCATTTCTATAGCACCCGAGCCACTAGTGATGTTACACGCTTTACTGACATCAACTTTATGTAAGGTTGTAAGGGTTGCACATCTTAAGGTGAAGAAGCTGAGCTACCCACACATTACAATTGGTCACGTACCAGTGGAAGAGGATTTCATTTCAAGCTATGCTAAGTTTCAAAATATGGAATTTGCAAAGGGGTTTGAGGTTGATAGAATCACATTATTGGTAGAATCAGAATCATCTAAAAGAAAATGGGATAAGCTAAAATGTTTCTATTTAAGAGACAAATCTTAA
- a CDS encoding PKD domain-containing protein, with product MKKIITILAILFFSSTIYAGHEIGAIIITYKPVAGQPLQYEVTIKALYEGGVSAITPPSSTTLNIDGSCFTNFTQNFPRVGVTTGSVVPVLGADYCNPAGSAIFFQGIAEYKGTVTLPAHCADIIFHISAGFGRFNFATNIQGNFDTPYFYAKLNTMVGSNNSPQVPDLDFMQIACLNKSVSLFGYTDTDGDSLFFQPTTPQKKSGTSISNFSWATGYSQNTPLGTSSSYSLNSSTGAAQVSISNVGQYIIPIKYKEYRYDPTVSASVLIGEGIFNLSVSSTNACSAVNSISIQHESIPNSDSIQCGSNKIRFIGSRQLSRGSLSISGSDIEVSSVKQGSLAISSAILIQDSIVEVTLAQAAPLGDTLSLVAKVGTDGNVIISRCGTELTAYDDTLTYYTKGGVLPSAIANVSNQFLNTQYNSGSSVGDSLWWDFGDGNGSSSQSGNHNYNTAGTYTVKLISFGDCGITDTSTIVIQVCDSISANFNYTQAGDTVSFYSLSSAGVSNYFWDFGDGQTSTGDSTSHVYSTGGTYTAVLTVTNVCGDTVVFSMTVETCLPPLASWTYTVISTTSAGMTVDFDGTASTNAASYIWDFGDGTTDNSTLTPRHIYQTPGLHYYVKLTVDNTCQQSSEKGFKLNEIGIDELGVEPRFEVYPNPVGDVVNISLSENIGLKNISVYDLNGKKLNSEKVLKSSRGETIKFSTQHLNAGSYLLELESDKGETYRKVIVKK from the coding sequence ATGAAAAAAATCATTACCATATTAGCGATTTTATTTTTTAGTTCGACAATATATGCTGGACATGAAATAGGGGCCATAATAATTACCTATAAACCTGTTGCTGGTCAACCCTTGCAATATGAGGTAACTATAAAGGCTTTATATGAAGGGGGGGTATCTGCGATTACTCCACCATCCTCAACTACATTGAACATTGATGGCTCTTGTTTTACCAACTTCACACAGAACTTCCCAAGAGTGGGAGTTACAACCGGTAGTGTGGTTCCAGTTTTAGGCGCTGACTATTGTAATCCAGCAGGCTCAGCAATCTTTTTTCAAGGTATAGCAGAATATAAAGGAACTGTAACCTTACCGGCTCATTGTGCCGATATAATTTTTCATATTTCAGCGGGATTCGGTCGTTTCAATTTTGCAACTAATATTCAAGGCAATTTTGATACACCATATTTTTATGCAAAACTGAACACTATGGTGGGCTCAAATAACTCCCCGCAAGTACCGGATCTCGACTTTATGCAAATTGCTTGTTTAAATAAGTCTGTCAGCCTTTTTGGTTATACAGATACTGACGGAGATAGTCTATTCTTCCAGCCAACCACACCTCAGAAAAAGTCTGGGACTTCGATATCGAACTTTAGCTGGGCAACAGGTTATTCACAAAATACCCCACTAGGTACTAGTTCTTCATATAGCTTAAATTCATCAACCGGGGCTGCTCAAGTATCAATTTCAAATGTTGGTCAATACATTATTCCAATTAAGTATAAGGAGTACAGATATGACCCTACTGTTTCAGCAAGCGTTCTTATAGGAGAAGGTATTTTTAACTTATCTGTATCAAGCACGAATGCCTGTTCAGCTGTTAATAGTATTAGCATCCAGCATGAGTCTATTCCAAACTCGGACTCTATTCAATGTGGCAGCAACAAAATTAGATTTATTGGTTCGCGCCAATTATCACGTGGTTCGTTGAGCATATCAGGTTCGGATATTGAAGTAAGCTCAGTAAAGCAGGGGAGTTTGGCTATAAGCTCAGCAATCCTTATTCAAGATAGTATAGTGGAGGTAACCTTAGCACAAGCGGCACCACTTGGCGATACACTCAGTTTGGTAGCCAAAGTAGGTACTGATGGAAATGTGATTATCTCAAGATGTGGAACCGAACTCACAGCTTATGACGACACACTTACGTATTATACTAAAGGGGGAGTTTTACCTTCAGCAATAGCTAATGTTTCTAATCAATTTTTGAATACTCAATACAACTCTGGTTCTTCCGTGGGCGATTCCCTTTGGTGGGATTTTGGAGATGGCAATGGAAGCAGTTCCCAGTCAGGTAATCATAATTACAATACCGCTGGAACCTACACTGTTAAATTGATTTCATTTGGAGATTGTGGAATTACCGATACTTCTACCATTGTCATTCAAGTATGTGATTCTATTTCTGCTAATTTCAATTATACACAAGCTGGAGATACAGTGAGTTTTTATTCACTTTCATCTGCTGGCGTAAGCAATTATTTTTGGGACTTTGGCGATGGACAAACTTCCACAGGAGATAGCACAAGTCATGTATATTCAACTGGTGGAACGTATACAGCAGTTCTTACCGTAACCAACGTTTGTGGTGATACAGTTGTATTTAGTATGACGGTAGAAACATGTTTACCACCCCTAGCATCTTGGACTTACACTGTGATTAGCACCACTTCAGCAGGTATGACTGTAGACTTTGATGGCACGGCCTCTACCAATGCAGCCTCATATATTTGGGATTTTGGTGATGGAACAACTGATAATAGCACACTTACCCCGCGTCATATATATCAAACTCCAGGCTTACATTATTATGTAAAACTTACTGTAGACAATACTTGCCAGCAATCCAGTGAAAAAGGTTTTAAACTCAACGAAATTGGAATTGATGAATTAGGAGTAGAACCAAGATTTGAGGTGTATCCAAATCCGGTAGGGGATGTTGTGAATATTAGTCTTAGCGAGAACATAGGCTTGAAGAACATAAGTGTTTATGATTTGAATGGTAAAAAGTTAAATTCTGAAAAAGTGCTAAAAAGCTCACGCGGGGAAACAATTAAATTTTCAACTCAACACTTAAATGCTGGAAGTTACCTTCTGGAACTCGAAAGTGATAAGGGTGAAACTTATAGAAAAGTGATTGTAAAAAAATAA